In Eulemur rufifrons isolate Redbay chromosome 29, OSU_ERuf_1, whole genome shotgun sequence, one DNA window encodes the following:
- the ANKRD7 gene encoding ankyrin repeat domain-containing protein 7 codes for MKKVFRFWGRKDESHSRTSSDLPMGLGYDLRDKDLKKLHKAASVGDLEKLNKYFQLKKLDVNMRDKEYRTPLHLACANGYTDIVCFLIEKQCEINVLDREGRSPLIKAVQCQRENCATVLLSYGADPNLMDFNHNTALHYAVCGQNVSLVEMLLKYRANLEAKNKDGYTPLLLAVSENNAEMVKFLLRKGADVNASDNNQRTALMIAISDEPTSLVNLLLQQDVDLSCQDIYGFTAEEYASFNGFSV; via the exons ATGAAGAAAGTTTTCCGCTTCTGGGGGAGGAAGGATGAGTCCCACAGCCGTACCTCCTCAGACTTGCCCATGGGCTTGGGCTACGACCTTCGAGACAAGGATTTAAAGAAACTTCACAAAGCTGCTTCAGTCGGGGATTTGGAGAAGCTGAACAAGTACTTCCAGCTCAAGAAACTTGATGTGAACATGCGGGACAAAGAATACAG GACACCTTTGCACTTGGCCTGTGCTAATGGATATACAGATATTGTATGTTTCCTAATTGAGAAACAATGTGAAATAAATGTCCTGGATAGGGAAGGCAGATCTCCATTGATTAAG GCAGTACAGTGTCAAAGGGAGAATTGTGCTACTGTTCTTCTAAGCTATGGTGCAGACCCAAATCTGATGGATTTTAATCATAATACTGCTCTTCATTATGCTGTCTGTGGTCAAAATGTCTCATTAGTTGAAATGTTGCTTAAATACAGAGCTAATCTTGAAGCTAAAAATAAG gatggGTATACTCCACTTTTACTTGCTGTTAGTGAAAATAATGCAGAAATGGTAAAATTTCTTCTGAGGAAAGGGGCAGATGTGAATGCTTCAGATAACAATCAAAG AACAGCCCTTATGATTGCTATCAGTGATGAACCAACAAGTTTAGTAAATCTTCTTCTTCAGCAAGATGTGGATCTATCTTGTCAAGATATTTATGGATTCACAGCTGAGGAGTATGCTTCTTTTAATGGTTTTAGTGTGTAA